The following proteins come from a genomic window of Triticum aestivum cultivar Chinese Spring chromosome 6A, IWGSC CS RefSeq v2.1, whole genome shotgun sequence:
- the LOC123127421 gene encoding WD repeat-containing protein LWD1: MGGGGAAGDADGWADQDQGNGGSRGGGEAKRSEIYTYEAGWHIYGMNWSVRRDKKYRLAIASLLEQLVNRVEVVQLDESTGDIAPVLSFDHPFPPTKSMFVPDPQGLRPDLLATSADLLRIWRITDDDAAAPGAADSNNGSVRCNGVGSPAGQQPGVKLCCELNGNRNSDFCGPLTSFDWNDADPRRIGTSSIDTTCTIWDVEREVVDTQLIAHDKEVYDIAWGGAGVFASVSADGSVRVFDLRDKEHSTIIYESSSGGGSNSAATDGGAVLPTPLVRLGWNKQDPRYMATIIMDSPKVVVLDIRYPTLPVVELHRHHAPVNAIAWAPHSSCHICTAGDDSQALIWDLSSMGTGNNSGGNGNGNGNAAAAAAAEGGLDPILAYTAGAEVEQLQWSATQPDWVAIVFANKLQILRV, encoded by the coding sequence atgggcggcggcggcgcagccggGGATGCCGATGGGTGGGCGGATCAGGACCAGGGGAACGGCGGGAGCCGCGGCGGGGGTGAGGCGAAGCGGTCGGAGATCTATACCTACGAGGCCGGTTGGCACATCTACGGTATGAACTGGAGCGTGCGGCGGGACAAGAAGTACCGACTCGCCATCGCAAGTCTTCTCGAGCAGCTCGTCAATCGCGTGGAGGTGGTCCAGCTCGACGAGTCCACAGGTGACATCGCCCCCGTGCTCTCCTTCGACCACCCTTTCCCTCCCACCAAGTCCATGTTCGTCCCGGACCCCCAAGGCCTCCGCCCCGATCTGCTTGCCACCTCTGCAGACCTCCTTCGCATATGGCGCATCACGGACGACGACGCCGCTGCCCCGGGCGCTGCCGACTCCAACAATGGCTCCGTCCGCTGCAACGGCGTGGGGAGCCCCGCTGGTCAGCAGCCGGGCGTCAAGCTGTGCTGCGAGCTCAACGGCAACCGCAACAGCGACTTCTGCGGCCCGCTCACCTCCTTTGACTGGAACGACGCCGACCCACGCCGCATCGGAACATCATCCATCGATACCACTTGCACCATCTGGGACGTTGAACGTGAGGTAGTCGACACCCAGCTCATAGCCCATGACAAAGAGGTCTATGACATAGCCTGGGGTGGCGCTGGTGTCTTTGCATCTGTTTCTGCGGATGGCTCGGTCCGCGTGTTTGATCTTCGGGATAAGGAACATTCCACAATCATCTATGAGAGTAGTTCTGGCGGCGGCTCCAATTCTGCTGCTACGGATGGTGGGGCTGTGTTGCCGACACCATTGGTTAGGCTGGGGTGGAACAAGCAGGACCCAAGGTATATGGCAACAATCATCATGGATAGCCCCAAGGTGGTCGTGCTTGACATTCGCTACCCAACACTGCCTGTCGTTGAACTCCACCGCCATCATGCTCCTGTGAATGCAATCGCATGGGCGCCTCACTCTTCTTGCCACATTTGCACAGCTGGGGATGACTCGCAAGCACTGATATGGGACCTCTCCTCCATGGGCACGGGGAACAATAGCGGAggcaatggaaatggaaatggcaatgctGCTGCAGCTGCAGCAGCAGAGGGTGGTCTTGACCCTATATTGGCTTACACTGCAGGGGCGGAGGTGGAGCAGCTGCAGTGGTCAGCTACCCAGCCTGACTGGGTTGCCATTGTATTCGCCAATAAACTGCAGATTCTCAGGGTCTGA